One stretch of Myxocyprinus asiaticus isolate MX2 ecotype Aquarium Trade chromosome 23, UBuf_Myxa_2, whole genome shotgun sequence DNA includes these proteins:
- the LOC127413724 gene encoding BLOC-3 complex member HPS1-like: MKCLLVANESAEVLFYWTDAEFEQRIQEQYGVSQEEGQRPPAFEDSINTLFAPIIISCSTMVDRLGDNYTSFCTENNQVYVLHQFEECLYIAVNGDGDESEEDLKRKIHVMKKLISIMFGMVTLSSTLLRKELRPQDTEQRNRLWKKLRSLLETYSRLREQDQSFLVEAVERLIHPTLCEQCIEFLERRLVQQINSSVERAGEEVLHAFILVHTKLLAFYSSRNASSLTISDLLALIILVQDLYPSKTDLDDTTSEELERSSVPDVFYTPEPSPPDQESVQTRGDSAPIFQFVDPDIQMAEDSLQTLEVPIPDTSAPSRVFLEATLKEGLFPMMPHSMYCLPLWPGITLVLLTKIPNSQVAMSVYYYLDTFVNLEKRLCEGQEGAAAMRGQPSVQDIRVKLDKFIKNLVSMDIQTSQLQNVWTDFKNKVFTRSASGVTRELLPSCRNMKTQLCGVYRQCFAAKCMSSSQRLAPHLQERALNMVQEKLLDWKDFLLVKSKRNITMVSYLEEFPGLIHFIYVDRSAGHMIAPSLNVTDRTVSELGKGPVAHFIKNKIWGLVATARRYLQKGYTTVTHRDGDYFYCYFLWFENETGYKLEVIDIPSLPEDYAPIGMLALDYYKKLLRYYSKSHQNEVVKCYELLTLHLGVIPNEYIFQHCSQLARKLWEPSRIPLL; this comes from the exons ATGAAGTGTCTCTTGGTGGCCAACGAGAGTGCAGAGGTTCTGTTCTACTGGACTGATGCAGAGTTCGAGCAGCGCATTCAAGAGCAGTATGGAGTTTCCCAGGAGGAAGGACAAAGA CCACCTGCGTTTGAAGACAGCATCAACACTCTCTTCGCGCCCATCATCATCTCCTGCAGCACTATGGTGGACAGACTTGGGGACAATTACACGTCCTTCTGCACAGAAAACAATCAAGTCTATGTTTTGCATCAG TTTGAGGAGTGTTTGTACATCGCTGTGAATGGAGATGGAGATGAGTCAGAAGAGGACTTAAAGAGAAAGATCCATGTGATGAAGAAACTCATAAGTATTATGTTTGGGATGGTGACGCTCAGCAGTACCCTCTTGAGGAAAGA ATTGCGCCCTCAAGACACAGAGCAAAGGAACCGGTTGTGGAAGAAACTGCGCAGCCTCCTGGAAACATACAGCCGCCTACGAGAGCAGGACCAGAGCTTTTTAGTTGAG GCGGTGGAGAGGTTGATCCACCCGACCTTGTGTGAGCAGTGTATTGAGTTTCTGGAGCGTCGACTGGTGCAGCAGATTAACAGCAGTGTGGAGAGGGCAGGAGAGGAAGTGCTGCATGCTTTCATACTGGTGCACACCAAACTACTCGCCTTCTACTCCAG TCGTAATGCAAGCAGTCTAACCATCTCTGATCTTCTGGCTCTGATCATCCTGGTGCAGGATCTGTATCCCAGCAAAACCGACCTGGATGACACGACTTCTGAG GAGTTAGAGAGAAGTTCAGTTCCTGATGTATTCTACACACCAGAGCCCTCTCCTCCTGACCAGGAATCAG TCCAAACAAGAGGTGACAGCGCTCCCATCTTCCAGTTTGTTGATCCTGATATTCAG ATGGCAGAGGACAGTCTGCAAACTCTTGAAGTTCCAATCCCTGACACTTCGGCCCCGTCCAGAGTATTCCTGGAAGCCACACTTAAAGAGGGCCTCTTTCCAATGATGCCTCACTCTATGTACTGCTTGCCTCTTTGGCCTGGAATTACACTAGTCCTACTCACCAAG ATCCCCAACAGTCAGGTGGCGATGTCTGTTTACTACTATCTGGATACGTTTGTGAATCTGGAGAAGAGGTTATGCGAGGGGCAGGAGGGAGCCGCAGCCATGCGGGGTCAGCCCTCTGTCCAGGACATCCGGGTCAAACTCGACAAGTTCATCAAAAACTTGGTCAGCATGGACATTCAG ACCTCCCAACTTCAAAATGTGTGGACAGATTTTAAGAACAAAGTCTTCACCAGATCTGCATCTGGAGTCACAAGAGA GTTGCTGCCCTCCTGTCGTAACATGAAGACTCAGTTGTGTGGTGTGTACAGACAGTGTTTTGCTGCTAAATGCATGAGCAGCAGTCAGCGATTGGCTCCTCATCTTCAAGAACGAGCTCTAAACATGGTCCA AGAGAAGTTGTTGGACTGGAAGGATTTTCTGCTGGTGAAAAGCAAAAGAAACATCACAATGGTGT CATACCTGGAGGAGTTTCCTGGTCTTATCCACTTTATATATGTGGATCGTTCAGCTGGACATATGATCGCACCCTCTCTAAATGTGACTGATCGCACTGTCTCCGAGCTCGGAAAGGGGCCTGTAGCACACTTCATAAAGAACAAG ATATGGGGTCTTGTGGCAACAGCCCGGCGATACCTGCAAAAGGGTTACACCACTGTCACACACAGAGATGGAGATTATTTCTACTGTTACTTCCTGTGGTTTGAAAACGAAACG GGTTACAAACTGGAAGTGATAGACATACCCAGCCTCCCAGAGGACTATGCTCCAATAGGAATGCTCGCCTTGGATTATTATAA gaaactgctgcgatattaCAGCAAAAGTCATCAGAATGAGGTGGTGAAGTGTTATGAACTGCTGACTCTGCATCTGGGTGTGATCCCCAATGAATATATCTTTCAGCACTGCAGTCAGCTGGCCCGCAAGCTCTGGGAGCCCTCCCGTATTCCCCTCCTGTGA